Proteins encoded within one genomic window of Anopheles gambiae chromosome 3, idAnoGambNW_F1_1, whole genome shotgun sequence:
- the LOC133393247 gene encoding uncharacterized protein LOC133393247 isoform X2 has translation MTNDDSCSTSDACTGATDTTDAGAAKRTKQPQQDDVAHLRRADNGQVRRKQRPSSTGLDGVIGPRTHLKLVSQELEWERKFRDDQLSRILKALIAFETRLKNEQSRIKQQLYEKDDVINRQNCAIKRMKRKLAAEDESTTVEEEGGEDASVAKKNVALPATIDEVAQYCPKCRKNYYRLECRTSGTQTFEYCRDADGAESVNTENLSLNSVEYASSSEEQESSLYVRANSFKDARRSRKYTSKRSYQGYQRGTASRASSFKSNASGPATGTLAKLVERNARSRLSCPREEEPGCEAYVNIEPNANVPKIVIYENYESDKENKRMGDQNRQECDNNYDNVEPYSNRIDTLHGIHGRTGGRYNGKVLQEEQRSEENRAGEYRLVGSSQRGDGSEQMELDDGTIFYEANASAGSVSNQQKYTEGMEMKQTIETNDDWYASASDMEDSDTALGKPYSNAAVNPVLECVNQILLQQSMDGFGDSNKDTNGEAPGEEEHYIKAQQTTPPPAKEHTAVRSKRVHFSTQNSMVQVPRISLQQTAGSSSNSSHGSANHRTKDDKVSPTYEIQSIYSNEYEPIGSEQNSYSNYYVDMESKLGSEDREREQALAEKRKTPPALPPKPANLLKLQQLSKGNQQQQQQQRQLVSTPVKGRTGSSAQSDIAESEPDYCSISEIQDSVKCVQIVAEIHKDACEDDYSLVDGEARDGEKKEQTEAIASQQRGELSVEEQKSCTELEESFADVPKLPNVAEIVPPKKEPLNKFISQDNYITKSSGSGSSASSSPAKTGGVATTPSKKDGEFREQLSEIIAEINKQSPAIRNASKKQIPVKELGSPFRGVSQIPSVTFQSKLKPVDKLSFLAKSSTGGLSGSIPSLSHHTPKLAASSIARPSLKLKSSLSTKALSSTNLALGGGLNQFGSPVKTVSYIPNLKSVSVASPLATAGGTNAGVGCSPAKATTSPVKKVTSTLNLTVGTGTAASTATSAPVIIAEDSKLPIQAEFDWYNLDAEYGKSNQPDVIVEADPSTHGDEAEGTGDEEQMKEEEDGAESPSKKKPSQPEAVNGGSTDDCERNAPSTTNTENGTGSVCGEEKEEEEELENVEYNLDEEYKSLGPLVPPPDIIIQKSVHPPITPPKNGKIPYNSLSFKELMQLNETPKMHGQEAKAAKVAKAGGGGGGALAGPENGPSGRNYEHFLDDSGLCSKPIILPRKKRVYYSGPFV, from the exons ATGACGAATGACGATAGCTGCTCGACGTCCGACGCCTGTACTGGCGCAACCGACACCACCGATGCCGGTGCAGCAAAGCGGACGAAGCAACCCCAGCAGGACGATGTGGCCCATCTGCGACGGGCTGACAATGGGCAGGTTCGGCGCAAGCAGCGTCCCTCCAGCACCGGCCTTGACGGGGTAATCGGCCCCCGGACCCACCTGAAGCTAGTCAGCCAGGAGCTGGAATGGGAGCGGAAGTTCCGGGACGATCAGCTGTCCCGCATACTGAAGGCGCTGATAGCGTTCGAGACGCGGCTAAAGAACGAGCAGAGCCGCATCAAGCAGCAGCTGTACGAGAAGGATGACGTTATCAACCGCCAGAACTGTGCGATCAAGCGGATGAAGCGCAAGCTGGCCGCGGAAGACGAGTCGACgacggtggaggaggagggtgGTGAGGATGCGTCGGTAGCGAAGAAGAATGTCGCGCTACCGGCGACCATTGACGAGGTGGCCCAGTACTGCCCAaagtgtcgcaaaaactactacCGGCTCGAGTGCCGTACGAGCGGGACGCAAACGTTCGAGTACTGTCGGGACGCGGACGGTGCGGAGAGTGTCAATACAG AAAACTTGTCCCTCAACAGTGTGGAGTACGCTTCGTCGAGCGAGGAACAGGAATCGTCCCTTTACGTGCGTGCGAACTCGTTCAAGGACGCACGGCGCAGCCGGAAGTACACGAGCAAGCGCTCCTACCAGGGCTATCAGCGGGGAACCGCCTCCCGGGCGAGCAGCTTCAAGAGCAATGCGTCCGGCCCGGCCACCGGTACGCTGGCGAAGCTGGTCGAGCGGAACGCCCGCAGCCGGCTAAGTTGCCCGCGCGAGGAGGAGCCGGGCTGCGAGGCGTACGTTAACATCGAACCAAATGCGAATGTGCCTAAAATAGTAATCTACGAAAACTACGAAAGCGACAAGGAAAACAAGCGAATGGGAGATCAGAACCGGCAGGAGTGCGACAACAACTACGACAACGTCGAGCCGTACTCGAACCGCATCGACACGCTGCACGGCATCCACGGCCGAACCGGTGGCCGGTACAATGGGAAGGTCCTGCAGGAGGAGCAACGGAGCGAGGAGAATCGGGCGGGTGAATACCGACTCGTCGGATCGTCCCAGCGGGGCGATGGCAGCGAGCAGATGGAGCTGGACGATGGGACCATCTTCTACGAGGCGAATGCCAGCGCCGGAAGCGTGAGCAATCAGCAAAAGTACACCGAAGGCATGGAGATGAAGCAAACGATCGAAACGAACGACGACTGGTACGCGAGCGCCAGCGACATGGAGGACTCGGACACGGCCCTCGGCAAACCGTACAGCAATGCCGCCGTCAATCCGGTGCTGGAGTGTGTCAATCAG ATACTTCTTCAACAATCGATGGATGGTTTTGGAGACAGCAACAAGGACACGAATGGGGAGGCGCCGGGCGAAGAGGAACACTACATAAAGGCACAGCAAACAACGCCACCGCCGGCGAAAGAGCACACGGCCGTCCGCTCGAAGCGCGTCCACTTTTCCACGCAAAACAGCATGGTGCAGGTGCCGCGGATATCGCTCCAGCAAacggccggcagcagcagcaactccaGCCACGGGTCGGCCAACCATCGGACGAAGGACGACAAAGTGTCGCCGACGTACGAAATCCAGAGCATCTACAGCAACGAGTACGAGCCGATCGGGTCGGAGCAGAACTCGTACTCGAACTACTACGTCGACATGGAGTCGAAGCTCGGCTCGGAGGACCGCGAGCGGGAGCAGGCACTGGCGGAGAAGCGCAAAACACCGCCCGCTCTCCCTCCGAAACCGGCCAACCTGCtgaagctgcagcagctgtcGAAGggcaatcagcagcagcagcagcagcaacgacagcttGTGTCAACACCGGTGAAAGGTCGCACCGGTTCGTCCGCCCAGAGTGACATTGCCGAGTCGGAGCCGGACTACTGTTCGATCAGCGAAATCCAGGACTCGGTCAAGTGCGTACAGATAGTGGCGGAAATTCACAAGGACGCATGCGAAGACGATTACTCGCTGGTGGATGGGGAGGCGCGGGACGGGGAAAAGAAAGAGCAGACGGAAGCAATTGCCAGTCAGCAGCGAGGTGAGCTTTCGGTTGAGGAGCAAAAGAGCTGCACCGAGCTGGAGGAATCGTTCGCCGACGTGCCGAAGCTGCCGAACGTGGCGGAAATAGTGCCACCGAAGAAGGAACCGCTGAACAAGTTCATTAGCCAGGACAACTACATCACCAAATCGTCCGGCAGTGGGTCGTCGGCGTCTTCGTCACCCGCCAAGACGGGTGGGGTAGCCACCACTCCCAGCAAAAAGGACGGCGAGTTCCGGGAACAGCTGTCGGAGATAATTGCGGAAATCAACAAACAGTCGCCCGCCATCCGGAATGCGTCGAAGAAGCAAATCCCGGTCAAGGAGCTTGGGTCACCGTTCCGGGGCGTCAGCCAGATACCGAGCGTTACGTTCCAGTCCAAGCTGAAGCCGGTTGATAAGCTGAGCTTTTTGGCCAAGAGCTCAACCGGTGGCTTGTCTGGATCGATTCCGAGCCTCAGCCACCATACACCGAAGCTGGCGGCGAGCTCAATTGCACGACCCTCCCTGAAACTAAAGTCATCCCTCTCGACGAAGGCTCTCTCGAGCACGAATCTCGCCCTTGGGGGTGGTTTGAATCAGTTCGGAAGTCCGGTGAAAACGGTTTCTTACATCCCGAACTTGAAGTCGGTGAGTGTGGCTAGTCCACTGGCGACTGCCGGTGGCACTAATGCCGGTGTGGGATGCTCACCTGCAAAAGCAACCACTTCACCGGTTAAAAAAGTGACAAGTACGCTCAATCTTACTGTCGGAACGGGCACTGCTGCCTCAACTGCCACCTCAGCTCCCGTAATTATTGCCGAGGACAGCAAGCTACCGATACAGGCCGAGTTTGATTGGTACAATCTGGACGCGGAGTACGGTAAATCCAACCAGCCGGACGTGATTGTGGAAGCCGATCCCAGCACGCACGGTGACGAGGCGGAGGGGACCGGCGATGAGGAGCAGATGAAGGAAGAGGAGGACGGTGCTGAAAGTCCTTCCAAGAAGAAGCCATCCCAACCGGAAGCAGTAAACGGTGGTTCGACGGATGATTGTGAACGTAATGCGCCCTCTACTACTAACACCGAAAACGGAACTggcagtgtgtgtggtgaggagaaggaggaagaagaggagCTGGAAAACGTTGAGTACAATCTGGACGAAGAGTACAAAAGCTTGGGACCGCTGGTGCCGCCGCCCGACATTATCATACAGAAAAGCGTTCACCCACCGATAACGCCGCCCAAGAATGGGAAAATCCCCTACAACAGTTTGTCGTTTAAGGAGCTAATGCAGCTTAACGAAACGCCCAAGATGCACGGACAGGAAGCGAAGGCGGCGAAGGTAGCAAAGGcaggtggcggcggtggtggcgcgCTCGCCGGGCCGGAGAATGGACCGAGCGGCAGAAACTATGAACACTTCCTGGACGATTCGGGGCTCTGCTCGAAGCCGATCATACTGCCGCGCAAGAAGCGCGTCTACTACTCCGGACCGTTCGTGTGA
- the LOC133393247 gene encoding uncharacterized protein LOC133393247 isoform X1, translating into MREPIATAPALTAGNVASVIVAPSTAATMFGITNAQIVQSFNGLPPLQADCAPAAAIVRAASRASSIGGAGRPSLKSSAAGSSGTSSPVTSVKRNSSSSSFSSGGDRRSVFYTDPEQSSTTEAAEKYDTMTNDDSCSTSDACTGATDTTDAGAAKRTKQPQQDDVAHLRRADNGQVRRKQRPSSTGLDGVIGPRTHLKLVSQELEWERKFRDDQLSRILKALIAFETRLKNEQSRIKQQLYEKDDVINRQNCAIKRMKRKLAAEDESTTVEEEGGEDASVAKKNVALPATIDEVAQYCPKCRKNYYRLECRTSGTQTFEYCRDADGAESVNTENLSLNSVEYASSSEEQESSLYVRANSFKDARRSRKYTSKRSYQGYQRGTASRASSFKSNASGPATGTLAKLVERNARSRLSCPREEEPGCEAYVNIEPNANVPKIVIYENYESDKENKRMGDQNRQECDNNYDNVEPYSNRIDTLHGIHGRTGGRYNGKVLQEEQRSEENRAGEYRLVGSSQRGDGSEQMELDDGTIFYEANASAGSVSNQQKYTEGMEMKQTIETNDDWYASASDMEDSDTALGKPYSNAAVNPVLECVNQILLQQSMDGFGDSNKDTNGEAPGEEEHYIKAQQTTPPPAKEHTAVRSKRVHFSTQNSMVQVPRISLQQTAGSSSNSSHGSANHRTKDDKVSPTYEIQSIYSNEYEPIGSEQNSYSNYYVDMESKLGSEDREREQALAEKRKTPPALPPKPANLLKLQQLSKGNQQQQQQQRQLVSTPVKGRTGSSAQSDIAESEPDYCSISEIQDSVKCVQIVAEIHKDACEDDYSLVDGEARDGEKKEQTEAIASQQRGELSVEEQKSCTELEESFADVPKLPNVAEIVPPKKEPLNKFISQDNYITKSSGSGSSASSSPAKTGGVATTPSKKDGEFREQLSEIIAEINKQSPAIRNASKKQIPVKELGSPFRGVSQIPSVTFQSKLKPVDKLSFLAKSSTGGLSGSIPSLSHHTPKLAASSIARPSLKLKSSLSTKALSSTNLALGGGLNQFGSPVKTVSYIPNLKSVSVASPLATAGGTNAGVGCSPAKATTSPVKKVTSTLNLTVGTGTAASTATSAPVIIAEDSKLPIQAEFDWYNLDAEYGKSNQPDVIVEADPSTHGDEAEGTGDEEQMKEEEDGAESPSKKKPSQPEAVNGGSTDDCERNAPSTTNTENGTGSVCGEEKEEEEELENVEYNLDEEYKSLGPLVPPPDIIIQKSVHPPITPPKNGKIPYNSLSFKELMQLNETPKMHGQEAKAAKVAKAGGGGGGALAGPENGPSGRNYEHFLDDSGLCSKPIILPRKKRVYYSGPFV; encoded by the exons ACGGAAGCGGCAGAAAAGTATGACACGATGACGAATGACGATAGCTGCTCGACGTCCGACGCCTGTACTGGCGCAACCGACACCACCGATGCCGGTGCAGCAAAGCGGACGAAGCAACCCCAGCAGGACGATGTGGCCCATCTGCGACGGGCTGACAATGGGCAGGTTCGGCGCAAGCAGCGTCCCTCCAGCACCGGCCTTGACGGGGTAATCGGCCCCCGGACCCACCTGAAGCTAGTCAGCCAGGAGCTGGAATGGGAGCGGAAGTTCCGGGACGATCAGCTGTCCCGCATACTGAAGGCGCTGATAGCGTTCGAGACGCGGCTAAAGAACGAGCAGAGCCGCATCAAGCAGCAGCTGTACGAGAAGGATGACGTTATCAACCGCCAGAACTGTGCGATCAAGCGGATGAAGCGCAAGCTGGCCGCGGAAGACGAGTCGACgacggtggaggaggagggtgGTGAGGATGCGTCGGTAGCGAAGAAGAATGTCGCGCTACCGGCGACCATTGACGAGGTGGCCCAGTACTGCCCAaagtgtcgcaaaaactactacCGGCTCGAGTGCCGTACGAGCGGGACGCAAACGTTCGAGTACTGTCGGGACGCGGACGGTGCGGAGAGTGTCAATACAG AAAACTTGTCCCTCAACAGTGTGGAGTACGCTTCGTCGAGCGAGGAACAGGAATCGTCCCTTTACGTGCGTGCGAACTCGTTCAAGGACGCACGGCGCAGCCGGAAGTACACGAGCAAGCGCTCCTACCAGGGCTATCAGCGGGGAACCGCCTCCCGGGCGAGCAGCTTCAAGAGCAATGCGTCCGGCCCGGCCACCGGTACGCTGGCGAAGCTGGTCGAGCGGAACGCCCGCAGCCGGCTAAGTTGCCCGCGCGAGGAGGAGCCGGGCTGCGAGGCGTACGTTAACATCGAACCAAATGCGAATGTGCCTAAAATAGTAATCTACGAAAACTACGAAAGCGACAAGGAAAACAAGCGAATGGGAGATCAGAACCGGCAGGAGTGCGACAACAACTACGACAACGTCGAGCCGTACTCGAACCGCATCGACACGCTGCACGGCATCCACGGCCGAACCGGTGGCCGGTACAATGGGAAGGTCCTGCAGGAGGAGCAACGGAGCGAGGAGAATCGGGCGGGTGAATACCGACTCGTCGGATCGTCCCAGCGGGGCGATGGCAGCGAGCAGATGGAGCTGGACGATGGGACCATCTTCTACGAGGCGAATGCCAGCGCCGGAAGCGTGAGCAATCAGCAAAAGTACACCGAAGGCATGGAGATGAAGCAAACGATCGAAACGAACGACGACTGGTACGCGAGCGCCAGCGACATGGAGGACTCGGACACGGCCCTCGGCAAACCGTACAGCAATGCCGCCGTCAATCCGGTGCTGGAGTGTGTCAATCAG ATACTTCTTCAACAATCGATGGATGGTTTTGGAGACAGCAACAAGGACACGAATGGGGAGGCGCCGGGCGAAGAGGAACACTACATAAAGGCACAGCAAACAACGCCACCGCCGGCGAAAGAGCACACGGCCGTCCGCTCGAAGCGCGTCCACTTTTCCACGCAAAACAGCATGGTGCAGGTGCCGCGGATATCGCTCCAGCAAacggccggcagcagcagcaactccaGCCACGGGTCGGCCAACCATCGGACGAAGGACGACAAAGTGTCGCCGACGTACGAAATCCAGAGCATCTACAGCAACGAGTACGAGCCGATCGGGTCGGAGCAGAACTCGTACTCGAACTACTACGTCGACATGGAGTCGAAGCTCGGCTCGGAGGACCGCGAGCGGGAGCAGGCACTGGCGGAGAAGCGCAAAACACCGCCCGCTCTCCCTCCGAAACCGGCCAACCTGCtgaagctgcagcagctgtcGAAGggcaatcagcagcagcagcagcagcaacgacagcttGTGTCAACACCGGTGAAAGGTCGCACCGGTTCGTCCGCCCAGAGTGACATTGCCGAGTCGGAGCCGGACTACTGTTCGATCAGCGAAATCCAGGACTCGGTCAAGTGCGTACAGATAGTGGCGGAAATTCACAAGGACGCATGCGAAGACGATTACTCGCTGGTGGATGGGGAGGCGCGGGACGGGGAAAAGAAAGAGCAGACGGAAGCAATTGCCAGTCAGCAGCGAGGTGAGCTTTCGGTTGAGGAGCAAAAGAGCTGCACCGAGCTGGAGGAATCGTTCGCCGACGTGCCGAAGCTGCCGAACGTGGCGGAAATAGTGCCACCGAAGAAGGAACCGCTGAACAAGTTCATTAGCCAGGACAACTACATCACCAAATCGTCCGGCAGTGGGTCGTCGGCGTCTTCGTCACCCGCCAAGACGGGTGGGGTAGCCACCACTCCCAGCAAAAAGGACGGCGAGTTCCGGGAACAGCTGTCGGAGATAATTGCGGAAATCAACAAACAGTCGCCCGCCATCCGGAATGCGTCGAAGAAGCAAATCCCGGTCAAGGAGCTTGGGTCACCGTTCCGGGGCGTCAGCCAGATACCGAGCGTTACGTTCCAGTCCAAGCTGAAGCCGGTTGATAAGCTGAGCTTTTTGGCCAAGAGCTCAACCGGTGGCTTGTCTGGATCGATTCCGAGCCTCAGCCACCATACACCGAAGCTGGCGGCGAGCTCAATTGCACGACCCTCCCTGAAACTAAAGTCATCCCTCTCGACGAAGGCTCTCTCGAGCACGAATCTCGCCCTTGGGGGTGGTTTGAATCAGTTCGGAAGTCCGGTGAAAACGGTTTCTTACATCCCGAACTTGAAGTCGGTGAGTGTGGCTAGTCCACTGGCGACTGCCGGTGGCACTAATGCCGGTGTGGGATGCTCACCTGCAAAAGCAACCACTTCACCGGTTAAAAAAGTGACAAGTACGCTCAATCTTACTGTCGGAACGGGCACTGCTGCCTCAACTGCCACCTCAGCTCCCGTAATTATTGCCGAGGACAGCAAGCTACCGATACAGGCCGAGTTTGATTGGTACAATCTGGACGCGGAGTACGGTAAATCCAACCAGCCGGACGTGATTGTGGAAGCCGATCCCAGCACGCACGGTGACGAGGCGGAGGGGACCGGCGATGAGGAGCAGATGAAGGAAGAGGAGGACGGTGCTGAAAGTCCTTCCAAGAAGAAGCCATCCCAACCGGAAGCAGTAAACGGTGGTTCGACGGATGATTGTGAACGTAATGCGCCCTCTACTACTAACACCGAAAACGGAACTggcagtgtgtgtggtgaggagaaggaggaagaagaggagCTGGAAAACGTTGAGTACAATCTGGACGAAGAGTACAAAAGCTTGGGACCGCTGGTGCCGCCGCCCGACATTATCATACAGAAAAGCGTTCACCCACCGATAACGCCGCCCAAGAATGGGAAAATCCCCTACAACAGTTTGTCGTTTAAGGAGCTAATGCAGCTTAACGAAACGCCCAAGATGCACGGACAGGAAGCGAAGGCGGCGAAGGTAGCAAAGGcaggtggcggcggtggtggcgcgCTCGCCGGGCCGGAGAATGGACCGAGCGGCAGAAACTATGAACACTTCCTGGACGATTCGGGGCTCTGCTCGAAGCCGATCATACTGCCGCGCAAGAAGCGCGTCTACTACTCCGGACCGTTCGTGTGA